From one Rosa rugosa chromosome 4, drRosRugo1.1, whole genome shotgun sequence genomic stretch:
- the LOC133746511 gene encoding sucrose synthase 7-like, whose amino-acid sequence MASIPALKRSDSIADTMPDALRQSRYHMKKCFARFVGNGKRLMKPQHIMEEIEKSIEDGNEKSKVLRGLLGYILSSTQEAAVVPPHVAFSVRPNPGFSEFVKVNADDLAVDGISVTEYLKFKEMIYDENWANDENALEIDFGAIDFSSPRMTLPSSIGNGLNFILKLISSRLNASSSDYAKPLLDYLLALNHHGQNLMINETMDSVEKLETSLIRAQSFVSALPKNTPFLNFEQRLKDMGFEKGWGDTAERVGERMRTLSEVLQAPDCVKLESFFSSLPNTFNIVIFSPHGYFGQSDVLGLPDTGGQVVYILDQVRALEEELLLRIKQQGLAVKPQILVVTRLIPDSRGTKCNVELEAIVNTKHSHILRVPFRTDKGILRHWVSRFDIYPYLETFVQDATAKILEHMDCKPDLIIGNYSDGNLVASLMAAKLGITQGTIAHALEKTKYEDSDAKWKEFDTKYHFSCQFTADLISMNSTDFVITSTFQEIAGGKDRPGQYESHTAFTMPGLCRVVSGIDVFDPKFNIAAPGADQSVYFPNSEKQKRFTKFHPSIEQMVYSKEENDEHIGFLADKKKPIIFSMARLDKVKNLSGLVEWFGKNKRLRNLVNLVIVGGFFDPSKSKDREEIAEIIKLHALVKEYQLNGQFRWIAAQTDRYRNGELYRCIADTKGAFVQPALYEAFGLTVIEAMNCGLPTFATNQGGPAEIIVDGVSGFHIDPNNGEESSNKIADFFERCRADGEYWKKMSAAGLQRIYACYTWKIYANKMLNMGSTYGFWRQLRKEPKLAKQSYIHMFYSLLFRTLARTVPVPSDGYEPVPIPKAIAAADQGKPKSVTTVSKPPQAAAAPTMPTVSVAQITPTPRDEGGLEQINKQRIGPPDAASPNRPTRCLWNCFFVIIGFLCLVYYKLKNMYYK is encoded by the exons ATGGCTTCCATCCCGGCCTTGAAGCGCTCCGATTCAATTGCAGACACTATGCCAGATGCTCTGAGACAGAGCCGCTATCACATGAAGAAATGTTTTGCCAG GTTTGTCGGGAATGGGAAGAGGTTAATGAAGCCCCAGCATATAATGGAGGAAATCGAAAAATCAATAGAGGACGGGAATGAAAAAAGCAAGGTGTTACGGGGATTACTTGGTTACATCCTCAGTTCCACTCAG GAAGCAGCTGTTGTTCCGCCGCATGTTGCATTTTCTGTTAGACCAAATCCTGGTTTCTCAGAGTTTGTTAAGGTGAATGCTGATGATCTAGCAGTGGATGGAATCAGTGTTACCGAATACTTGAAATTCAAAGAAATGATCTACGACGAGAACTG GGCAAATGATGAAAATGctttggaaattgattttggagcCATTGACTTCTCTAGTCCTCGCATGACTCTTCCTTCTTCTATTGGGAATGGACTTAACTTCATCCTCAAGTTAATCTCCTCGAGGCTGAATGCCAGCTCATCCGATTATGCCAAACCCTTGCTTGACTACTTGTTAGCACTCAATCACCACGGACAGAATCTTATGATCAATGAAACTATGGATTCGGTGGAAAAGCTTGAAACGTCATTGATTCGAGCACAATCGTTTGTCTCAGCACTCCCAAAAAACACACCATTTCTTAATTTCGAGCAGAG GTTAAAGGACATGGGTTTTGAGAAAGGATGGGGGGATACAGCAGAAAGAGTTGGTGAGAGAATGAGGACGCTGTCAGAAGTACTCCAAGCGCCGGATTGCGTGAAGTTGGAGTCATTCTTTAGCAGCCTTCCCAATACATTCAACATTGTCATCTTCTCTCCTCACGGCTACTTTGGCCAGTCAGATGTCCTTGGATTGCCTGATACTGGTGGCCAG GTGGTTTATATACTTGATCAAGTGAGAGCCTTAGAGGAAGAGTTGCTACTGAGAATAAAGCAGCAAGGGCTTGCTGTGAAGCCTCAGATTCTTGTGGTGACGCGACTCATACCAGACTCTCGAGGGACAAAGTGCAATGTGGAGTTGGAGGCTATAGTCAACACTAAGCACTCCCACATTCTCAGGGTTCCTTTCAGGACAGACAAAGGAATTCTGCGCCATTGGGTGTCCCGTTTTGATATCTACCCTTATCTTGAGACTTTTGTCCAG GATGCAACTGCAAAGATTCTAGAGCACATGGACTGCAAACCGGACCTCATAATTGGGAACTACAGTGATGGAAACTTGGTGGCCTCTTTGATGGCTGCCAAGCTTGGAATAACACAG GGAACAATTGCCCACGCTCTAGAAAAGACCAAGTATGAAGACTCGGATGCCAAATGGAAGGAATTTGATACAAAGTACCACTTTTCTTGTCAGTTCACTGCAGACTTAATCTCCATGAACTCAACTGATTTTGTCATAACTAGCACATTTCAAGAAATTGCAGGAGG TAAGGATCGACCTGGACAGTATGAAAGCCACACCGCATTTACAATGCCAGGACTGTGTCGAGTAGTCTCAGGCATTGATGTGTTTGATCCGAAGTTCAACATTGCCGCTCCCGGTGCTGACCAATCTGTCTACTTCCCCAACTCCGAAAAACAGAAGCGTTTTACCAAATTTCATCCTTCCATTGAACAAATGGTCTACAGTAAGGAGGAAAACGACGAGCACAT AGGATTTTTGGCAGACAAAAAGAAACCAATCATCTTTTCAATGGCAAGACTGGATAAAGTGAAGAACCTCTCAGGACTAGTTGAGTGGTTCGGAAAGAACAAGAGGCTGAGGAATTTGGTCAACCTTGTTATAGTAGGGGGGTTCTTTGACCCATCCAAGTCCAAAGACAGAgaagaaattgctgaaattatcAAACTGCATGCCTTGGTTAAAGAATATCAACTTAATGGCCAGTTCAGATGGATAGCAGCTCAAACTGATAGGTATCGCAACGGAGAGTTGTACCGCTGCATTGCTGATACAAAGGGAGCTTTTGTGCAGCCTGCATTGTATGAAGCCTTTGGTCTTACAGTGATTGAGGCAATGAACTGTGGATTGCCCACTTTTGCTACAAACCAAGGAGGTCCGGCTGAAATTATTGTTGATGGAGTCTCGGGCTTCCATATTGATCCCAACAATGGTGAAGAGTCCAGCAACAAGATTGCTGATTTCTTTGAGAGATGCAGGGCAGATGGTGAATACTGGAAGAAGATGTCCGCGGCGGGTCTGCAGCGTATATATGCATG CTATACATGGAAAATATATGCAAACAAAATGTTGAACATGGGATCCACTTATGGGTTTTGGAGGCAGTTGAGGAAGGAGCCGAAGCTAGCAAAGCAAAGCTACATTCATATGTTTTACAGTCTCCTATTTAGGACTTTG GCAAGGACTGTCCCTGTCCCAAGTGATGGATATGAACCAGTACCGATACCAAAGGCAATAGCTGCAGCTGACCAAGGCAAACCAAAGTCAGTGACAACTGTATCCAAACCCCCACAAGCCGCAGCTGCACCAACAATGCCAACAGTTTCAGTTGCTCAGATCACACCAACACCAAGGGATGAAGGAGGTTTAGAGCAGATAAATAAGCAACGTATTGGCCCTCCTGATGCTGCAAGTCCAAACCGCCCAACACGGTGCCTTTGGAATTGCTTCTTCGTCATCATTGGTTTTCTGTGCCTTGTTTATTACAAGCTCAAGAATATGTACTACAAATGA
- the LOC133746567 gene encoding uncharacterized protein At4g15970-like: MSSKSLSPVAALLSVTVIGNNSTGVMENNTKAATPKAGGVHHHYHHHGLVKRILNIALVCVAVTLASLLFYIAVFPGGGPIYDPLFSAKSQDPLDAVLRNASMKDKTIIVTTLNDAWAEPNSIFDLFLESFRIGNNTNRLLKHLVVICLDRKAYARCLALHPHCYQLYTQGANFTSEAAFMSSDYLHMMWRRIQFLTSILEKGYSFVFTDTDIMWLRDPFPQFFPDADFQIACDYFQGDSYDVNNLPNGGFTYVVSNKRTTQFYNFWYFSRQAYPNNHDQDVLNKIKSDPFITSIGLKMRFLDTKYFGGFCQPSKDLNLVCTMHANCCVGLDNKVNDLKILLQDWRNYVALPTSNTTTPPTTMPSWTVPQNCSTSFQRQRQRQRHGRHLL; the protein is encoded by the exons ATGAGCAGTAAATCATTATCACCGGTAGCAGCACTATTATCTGTAACAGTTATTGGGAATAACAGTACTGGTGTTATGGAGAATAACACAAAAGCCGCAACACCAAAGGCTGGTGGTGTTCATCACCATTATCATCATCATGGATTGGTCAAGAGGATTCTAAATATTGCTCTGGTGTGTGTGGCTGTTACTCTGGCTTCCCTTCTCTTCTACATCGCTGTCTTCCCCGGCGGCGGACCTATTTATGATCCTTTGTTCTCAGCTAAATCTCAG GATCCCTTGGATGCAGTTCTGAGAAATGCATCCATGAAGGACAAGACCATAATCGTCACAACACTGAATGATGCGTGGGCAGAACCCAACTCAATATTCGATCTGTTTCTCGAGAGTTTTCGGATCGGAAACAACACGAATCGGCTGCTGAAGCATCTGGTGGTGATCTGCTTGGACCGAAAGGCATACGCTCGTTGCTTGGCTCTTCACCCTCATTGCTACCAACTCTACACTCAAGGTGCCAACTTTACCAGCGAGGCAGCTTTCATGTCCTCCGATTACTTGCACATGATGTGGAGAAGAATCCAGTTTTTGACTTCTATTCTCGAAAAAGGATACAGCTTTGTCTTTACG GACACTGACATTATGTGGCTTAGGGACCCATTCCCACAATTCTTCCCAGATGCAGACTTCCAAATTGCATGTGACTACTTCCAAGGCGATTCTTACGATGTGAACAACCTTCCGAACGGAGGATTTACCTATGTAGTCTCTAATAAACGGACCACCCAATTCTACAACTTTTGGTACTTCTCAAGGCAGGCGTATCCGAATAATCACGACCAGGACGTGCTCAACAAGATCAAATCTGATCCGTTCATCACCAGCATCGGATTGAAAATGAGATTCTTGGACACCAAATACTTTGGCGGCTTCTGTCAGCCCAGTAAAGATTTAAACCTGGTTTGCACAATGCACGCTAATTGCTGTGTTGGTCTCGATAACAAAGTCAATGACCTCAAAATTCTGCTTCAAGATTGGAGAAATTACGTGGCATTGCCTACTTCTAATACCACCACGCCTCCAACAACTATGCCCTCATGGACCGTTCCACAGAACTGCAG TACTTCCTTCCAACGCCAACGCCAACGCCAACGCCACGGCAGGCACTTGTTGTGA
- the LOC133745101 gene encoding uncharacterized protein LOC133745101: MTEPEDNESSSDDDDSQTVRHRSSRPTEEGSSAAGEGTSASQVQTPTIANNSPSPAGAASNAQSASIPVQIIDDSSPEAEDRVPLPDVPHEEPSDIPVLEQIAPDSIPIPSEASPEATPVVVEHEPPAEENPNAFNTEDAEVEAVEAEAAEPALNMVGQEPLPPAPQVTEAGGLGNLPEPMAEAAPVAEPPEVPVAEQPTPFTLERIFEGTSPRGSHH, translated from the exons atgacaGAGCCTGAAGACAATGAATCctcttctgatgatgatgactcgcAGACG GTTCGCCATAGGTCCTCGAGACCAactgaagaaggatcttcagctgctggtgaaggcacatctgcttcccaagTCCAAACGCCAACTATTGCGAACAACTCTCCATCTCCTGCGGGCGCTGCCAGTAATGCACAGTCGGCCTCGATCccagtgcagatcatagatgataGCTCGCCTGAGGCCGAAGATAGAGTACCGCTACCGGATGTACCTCACGAGGAACCGAGCGATATACCTGTCCTGGAACAGATAGCGCCTGACTCAATCCCTATTCCTAGCGAAGCTAGCCCAGAAGCAACACCAGTGGTCGTTGAGCATGAGCCCCCAGCCGAGGAG AATCCAAATGCCTTCAACACTGAGGACGCTGAAGTTGAAGCTGTAGAGGCAGAAGCTGCTGAGCCCGCTCTTAATATGGTTGGTCAGGAACCTCttccccctgccccccaagttACTGAAGCCGGAGGATTGGGAAATCTTCCTGAACCAATGGCAGAGGCAGCACCTGTCGCTGAACCTCCTGAGGTTCCCGTCGCTGAGCAACCAACTCCCTTCActctggaaag AATATTTGAGggtacttctccgcgagggagccatcactga